A window from Callithrix jacchus isolate 240 chromosome 17, calJac240_pri, whole genome shotgun sequence encodes these proteins:
- the EPM2AIP1 gene encoding EPM2A-interacting protein 1 codes for MWMTPKRSKMEVDEALVFRPEWTQRYLVVEPPEGNGALCLVCRRLIVATRERDVRRHYEAEHEYYERYVADGERAALVERLRQGELPVASLTPEERAARAGLGLCRLLALKGRGWGEGDFVYQCMEVLLREVLPEHVSVLQGVDLSPDSARQRLLSIDRNLRSQLFNRARDFKAYSLALDDQAFVAYENYLLVFIRGVGAELEVQEDLLTIINLTHHFSVGALMSAILEALQTAGLSLQRMVGLTTTHTLRMIGENSGLVSYMREKAVSPNCWNVIHYSGFLHLELLSSYDVDVNQIINTISEWIVLIKTRGVRRPEFQTLLTESESEHGERVNGRCLNNWLRRGKTLKLIFSLRKEMEAFLVSVGATTVHFSDKQWLCDFGFLVDIMEHLRVLSEELRVSKVFAASAFDHICTFEVKLNLFQRHIEEKNLTDFPALKEVVDELKQQNKEDQKIFDPDRYQMVICRLQKEFERHFKDLRFIKKDLELFSNPFNFKPEYAPISVRVELTKLQANTNLWNEYRIKDLGQFYAGLSAESYPIIKGVACKVASLFDSNQICEKAFSYLTRNQHTLSQPLTDEHLQALFRVATTEMEPSWDDLVRERNESNP; via the coding sequence ATGTGGATGACGCCCAAAAGAAGCAAGATGGAAGTCGACGAGGCTCTAGTTTTCCGGCCGGAGTGGACCCAGCGTTACTTGGTTGTGGAGCCCCCGGAGGGCAACGGGGCCCTGTGCCTCGTCTGTCGCCGCCTCATCGTAGCTACCCGCGAACGCGACGTGAGGCGCCACTACGAGGCTGAGCACGAATACTACGAGCGGTATGTGGCGGACGGCGAGCGCGCGGCCCTGGTGGAGCGTCTGCGTCAGGGCGAATTGCCCGTGGCCTCGCTCACTCCTGAAGAGAGAGCTGCTCGTGCAGGCCTCGGGCTCTGCCGCCTCTTGGCCTTGAAGGGTCGCGGCTGGGGTGAGGGGGACTTTGTCTACCAGTGCATGGAGGTGTTGCTGCGAGAGGTCCTGCCCGAGCACGTCAGCGTCCTGCAAGGCGTTGACTTGTCTCCAGACAGCGCCAGGCAGAGGCTCCTGAGCATTGACAGGAATCTACGCAGTCAGCTTTTTAACCGAGCCAGGGACTTCAAAGCCTATTCTCTTGCCTTGGACGACCAGGCTTTCGTGGCCTACGAGAACTACCTCCTGGTCTTCATCCGCGGTGTGGGCGCTGAGCTGGAGGTGCAGGAAGACCTGCTGACCATCATCAACCTGACTCATCATTTCAGCGTCGGCGCGCTCATGTCGGCCATCCTGGAGGCCCTGCAGACGGCGGGGCTTAGCTTGCAGAGGATGGTCGGACTCACCACGACCCATACTTTGAGGATGATTGGGGAGAACTCGGGGCTCGTCTCTTACATGAGAGAAAAGGCCGTCAGCCCCAACTGTTGGAATGTGATTCACTATTCAGGATTTCTTCACTTGGAACTCTTGAGCTCCTACGATGTAGACGTGAATCAGATCATAAATACCATATCCGAATGGATAGTTTTGATTAAGACCAGAGGTGTCAGGCGACCTGAATTTCAGACTTTACTAACTGAGTCTGAATCAGAGCATGGCGAAAGGGTTAACGGACGATGCCTGAACAATTGGCTTAGGAGAGGGAAAACGCTGAAACTAATATTCTCTCTAAGAAAAGAGATGGAAGCGTTCTTGGTTTCAGTAGGGGCAACCACAGTCCACTTCTCAGACAAACAGTGGCTTTGTGACTTTGGCTTCTTGGTAGACATTATGGAACACCTTCGAGTACTCAGTGAAGAATTACGAGTTAGTAAGGTCTTTGCTGCTTCCGCCTTTGACCATATTTGTACTTTCGAAGTTAAGCTGAATTTATTTCAAAGGCatattgaggaaaaaaatctaacgGACTTTCCTGCCCTCAAAGAAGTTGTTGATGAGCTCAAACAGCAAAATAAGGAAGATCAAAAAATATTTGATCCTGATAGGTATCAAATGGTGATCTGTCGTCTACAAAAAGAATTTGAGAGACATTTTAAGGACCTCCGGTTCATTAAAAAGGACTTAGAACTGTTTTCAAATCCATTTAACTTTAAACCTGAATATGCACCTATTTCAGTGAGGGTGGAGCTAACAAAACTTCAGGCAAACACTAATCTTTGGAATGAATACAGAATCAAAGACTTGGGGCAGTTTTATGCTGGATTGTCTGCTGAATCTTACCCAATTATCAAAGGGGTTGCCTGTAAGGTGGCATCCTTGTTTGATAGTAACCAAATCTGCGAAAAGGCTTTTTCATATTTGACTCGAAACCAACACACTTTGAGTCAGCCATTGACAGATGAGCATCTCCAAGCCCTGTTTCGGGTTGCCACAACTGAAATGGAGCCCAGTTGGGATGATCTTGTGAGAGAAAGGAATGAATCGAATCCGTAA